In [Leptolyngbya] sp. PCC 7376, a genomic segment contains:
- a CDS encoding DUF3172 domain-containing protein — MKRKPRSRYDRPNYDRRQQYPEQNSVKKPLFNFNYATLALFGGIFVLGVTTGIGFSSSTNSNPARIDSRLEIDRQAPDAELCQQFGASAIVTNMQVYVTLNPFNVFVTQPQMQPGCVIRQNNWAILEKQNLITSEQVNDCKRRMNTFGYTGSLQGSPKINCIYQNDAAGNLFLNQSGNGIVPESDSF, encoded by the coding sequence ATGAAACGTAAACCCCGCTCTCGCTACGATCGCCCGAATTATGACCGACGGCAACAATATCCGGAGCAGAACTCAGTAAAAAAGCCGCTATTCAACTTTAATTATGCAACCCTTGCCCTATTTGGGGGAATTTTTGTCTTAGGGGTTACAACAGGCATTGGCTTCAGTTCCAGTACCAATTCTAACCCGGCACGTATTGATTCCCGCCTCGAGATTGATCGCCAAGCTCCTGACGCTGAATTGTGTCAGCAATTTGGTGCTAGTGCGATTGTGACAAATATGCAGGTGTATGTCACGCTCAATCCCTTTAATGTTTTCGTAACGCAGCCCCAGATGCAGCCCGGCTGTGTGATCCGACAAAATAATTGGGCCATCCTTGAAAAACAAAACCTCATCACATCGGAACAGGTTAATGATTGTAAGCGTCGGATGAATACGTTTGGTTATACAGGCAGTTTACAAGGTTCTCCGAAAATTAACTGTATTTATCAGAATGATGCGGCTGGTAATCTTTTCCTCAACCAATCGGGTAACGGTATTGTGCCGGAATCAGATAGTTTTTAA